In a single window of the Labrus mixtus chromosome 20, fLabMix1.1, whole genome shotgun sequence genome:
- the LOC132995516 gene encoding kelch-like protein 11 → MCGCVCRLLSVSSILHFPPLRTSSAGSRMAAAAPNPEDSARSSGSSGTSTPSALAGDGDAEETEDFTSSSHCSELSRRQNEQRKQGLFCDVTLAFSSGVATGSVQSCEFSAHRSVLAAATDYFTPLLGGQFSESLSGRVEMKEWSSELGPDPDTVESVIQYMYTGEIRVSTCNVHEVLELADRFLLVQLKEFCGEFLKKKLSLTNCVAVHSLAHMYTLDQLALRAADMIRRNFHKVIQDEEFYTLPFHLVRDWLSDAEITVDSEEVLFEAVVKWVQKNPEERGRYFEELFRLLRLPQIKPTYLTRVVKNERLVAANEACLRLVSEAVEGHAIRFENLKSADMEFWSSHMASFQPRFGQNMDVIMVVGGVSEGGDYLSECVGYFIYEDRWVNLPHIHNHLDGHAIAATESHVYVAGSMEPGFAKTVERYNPNRNTWEQVSNLTTRKHSFGLTCIKDILYSIGGHGNFSPGFKDVSVYEPEQDKWHNLESAPKILRDVKAVSVEDRYVYVTARTPVDTDNEDGLKTVTTRYDTESRQWQDVDSLPLIDNYCIFQMAVASTNFYHTASCCPKSYTVRDEVAKQKISLRISDEILESLPPEVTSIEGAAICHFDEDVFIIGGWKNSDDVDKQYRKEAYRYCAERKRWMLLPPMPQPRCRATACHVRIPYRFLYGCQRYPMPQNLARQRDRMQQMQQLHRRTLTLRRQLQSQIEC, encoded by the exons ATGTGTGGCTGCGTATGTCGCCTTCTTTCCGTCTCTAGTATACTTCATTTTCCACCACTGCGCACCTCCAGCGCTGGCAGCAGAATGGCAGCGGCGGCTCCTAACCCGGAGGACTCCGCCAggagcagcggcagcagcggcACCAGCACACCCAGCGCCCTTGCGGGAGACGGGGACGCGGAAGAGACCGAGgacttcacctcctcctcccactgctcGGAGCTGTCTCGGCGGCAGAACGAGCAGAGGAAGCAGGGCTTGTTCTGCGACGTGACGCTGGCCTTCAGCAGCGGTGTGGCTACCGGCAGCGTCCAGAGCTGTGAGTTTTCAGCCCACAGGTCTGTCCTGGCTGCGGCTACCGATTATTTTACCCCCTTGCTAGGAGGACAGTTTTCCGAATCCTTGTCTGGAAGGGTAGAAATGAAGGAATGGAGCTCAGAACTTGGACCAGACCCGGATACCGTGGAGAGCGTTATCCAGTACATGTACACTGGAGAAATACGCGTTAGCACCTGCAATGTACATGAAGTGCTGGAGCTTGCTGACAG atttctccTGGTGCAGCTGAAGGAGTTTTGTGGCGAGTTCCTAAAGAAGAAGCTGAGTCTGACCAACTGTGTGGCGGTGCACAGTCTCGCCCACATGTACACACTGGATCAGCTGGCTCTACGCGCCGCAGACATGATCCGGCGCAACTTCCACAAGGTCATCCAGGACGAGGAGTTCTACACCCTGCCCTTCCACCTGGTCCGTGACTGGCTGTCGGATGCAGAGATCACGGTGGATTCTGAGGAGGTGCTTTTTGAGGCCGTGGTGAAGTGGGTCCAGAAAAACCCGGAGGAGCGAGGCCGCTACTTCGAGGAGCTGTTCCGCCTTCTGAGGCTGCCGCAAATCAAGCCCACCTACCTGACCAGGGTGGTGAAAAATGAGCGCCTGGTGGCCGCCAACGAGGCCTGTCTCCGGCTGGTGTCAGAGGCGGTGGAGGGCCACGCCATTCGCTTTGAGAACCTTAAATCAGCCGATATGGAGTTCTGGTCTTCCCACATGGCCTCCTTTCAGCCTCGCTTCGGCCAAAACATGGACGTTATCATGGTGGTCGGCGGTGTGTCGGAGGGAGGGGACTACCTGAGCGAGTGCGTTGGCTACTTTATATATGAGGACCGATGGGTCAACCTGCCTCACATCCATAACCACCTGGATGGCCATGCTATCGCTGCCACGGAGTCCCACGTCTACGTAGCCGGTTCAATGGAACCAGGCTTTGCTAAGACAGTTGAACGCTACAATCCTAACCGCAACACCTGGGAGCAGGTGAGCAACCTGACCACACGCAAGCACTCCTTTGGCCTCACCTGCATTAAGGATATACTGTACAGCATTGGTGGCCACGGGAACTTCAGTCCAGGTTTCAAAGATGTCAGTGTTTATGAGCCTGAGCAGGACAAGTGGCATAATCTGGAATCTGCCCCAAAAATTCTGCGGGACGTGAAGGCAGTGAGTGTGGAGGACCGTTACGTGTATGTCACAGCACGCACACCTGTCGATACAGATAATGAGGATGGACTGAAGACAGTGACCACACGCTATGACACAGAGAGCCGTCAATGGCAAGATGTTGACTCCCTGCCTCTTATTGACAACTATTGCATCTTTCAGATGGCTGTGGCCTCCACTAACTTCTACCACACGGCCTCCTGCTGCCCAAAGAGCTACACAGTGAGGGATGAGGTGGCCAAACAGAAGATCAGCCTGCGCATCTCCGACGAGATCCTGGAGAGTCTGCCACCGGAGGTAACGAGCATTGAGGGCGCTGCCATCTGCCACTTTGACGAGGATGTCTTTATTATCGGCGGCTGGAAGAACAGTGACGATGTAGACAAGCAGTACCGGAAAGAGGCCTACCGCTACTGCGCTGAGAGGAAGCGCTGGATGCTGCTGCCGCCCATGCCTCAGCCACGCTGCCGAGCCACGGCATGCCATGTCCGTATCCCCTACCGTTTCCTGTACGGCTGCCAGCGCTATCCCATGCCCCAGAATCTGGCCCGCCAGCGAGACCGCATGCAGcaaatgcagcagcttcacCGGCGCACGCTCACCTTGCGCCGGCAGCTCCAGTCGCAGATAGAGTGCTGA
- the LOC132995735 gene encoding cytosolic 5'-nucleotidase 3A-like, which yields MIPELSNPSVLMKDPQRVQEILESMVKAGSNTVQVISDFDMTLTRFAYNGKRCPTCHNILDNSKLITNECREKLKELLNTYYPIEIDSARSIEEKLPLMVQWWTKAHELLVQQEIKKDLLAMVVRESDAMLREGYQLFFDHLHEHSIPLLIFSAGIGDILEEVIRQAGVFHSNVKVFSNYMDFDETGVLKAFKGELIHIYNKREGALLNTGHFEELRTRPNVLLLGDSLGDLTMADGVQDMENILKIGFLNDKVEERKQSYLDSYDIVLVKDETLEVPNAMMLYLTGNK from the exons ATG ATTCCAGAGTTGTCCAACCCGTCCGTGCTTATGAAGGACCCCCAGAGGGTCCAGGAGATCCTTGAGTCCATGGTGAAGGCTGGCTCCAACACCGTGCAG GTGATCTCGGACTTCGACATGACCCTGACACGATTTGCATACAACGGAAAGAGGTGTCCTACCTGTCACA ATATTCTCGACAACAGCAAACTTATCACCAACGAGTGCAGGGAGAAG ctgaaggagctgctcaacACTTACTACCCAATAGAAATTGACTCTGCACGATCAATTGAAGAAAAGCTACCCCTTATGGTGCAGTG GTGGACTAAAGCCCATGAACTTCTGGTTCAGCAGGAGATTAAGAAGGACCTGCTGGCCATGGTGGTGCGAGAGTCTGATGCCATGCTGAG GGAGGGATACCAACTCTTCTTTGACCACCTGCATGAGCACAGCATCCCTCTGCTCATCTTCTCTGCGGGGATCGGAGACATTTTAGAAGAGGTTATTCGCCAGGCCGGTGTCTTCCACTCCAATGTCAAAGTGTTCTCCAACTACATGGACTTTGATGAAACT GGAGTATTGAAGGCTTTTAAGGGAGAGCTGATTCACATCTACAACAAAAGGGAAGGAGCGCTGCTCAACACGGGCCACTTCGAGGAGCTGCGGACGCGGCCTAACGTACTGCTATTGGGAGACTCTCTGGGAGATCTGACCATGGCTGATGGGGTGCAGGACATGGAAAACATCCTAAAGATTGGCTTCCTCAATGACAAG gtggaggagaggaagcagtCTTACTTGGACTCGTATGATATTGTTTTGGTAAAAGATGAGACTTTGGAAGTCCCTAATGCCATGATGCTCTACCTCACTGGGAATAAGTGA